One segment of Streptomyces sp. NA02950 DNA contains the following:
- the rimM gene encoding ribosome maturation factor RimM (Essential for efficient processing of 16S rRNA) has product MQLVVARIGRAHGIKGEVTVEVRTDEPELRLAPGAVLATEPASAGPLTIETGRVHSGRLLLRFEGIRDRTGAEGLRNILLIAEIDPEEVPEDPEEFYDHQLIDLDVVTVDGTEVGRISEISHLPYHDLLIVRRPDGGEVMIPFVSEVVPEIDLEAQRAVIDPPRGLLNDAEAEVASSRADTASDAPGEDASS; this is encoded by the coding sequence GTGCAGTTGGTTGTGGCGAGGATCGGCCGGGCCCATGGCATCAAGGGTGAGGTCACCGTGGAGGTACGGACGGACGAGCCGGAGCTGAGGCTCGCCCCCGGCGCCGTGCTGGCCACCGAACCCGCCTCGGCCGGGCCGCTGACCATCGAGACCGGCCGGGTCCACAGCGGCCGGCTGCTGCTGCGCTTCGAGGGTATCCGGGACCGTACGGGCGCGGAGGGGCTGCGCAACATCCTGCTGATCGCGGAGATCGACCCCGAGGAAGTCCCCGAGGATCCCGAGGAGTTCTACGACCACCAGCTGATCGACCTCGATGTGGTCACCGTGGACGGGACCGAGGTCGGCCGGATCTCCGAGATCTCCCATCTTCCGTACCACGACCTGCTGATCGTCCGGCGCCCGGACGGCGGCGAGGTGATGATCCCGTTCGTCTCCGAGGTGGTGCCGGAGATCGACCTCGAGGCACAGCGCGCGGTGATCGACCCGCCGCGGGGGCTGCTGAACGACGCCGAGGCCGAGGTCGCGAGCAGCCGTGCGGACACCGCGTCGGACGCGCCGGGTGAGGACGCGTCGTCATGA
- the rpsP gene encoding 30S ribosomal protein S16, whose amino-acid sequence MAVKIKLKRLGKIRSPHYRIVVADSRTRRDGRAIEEIGLYHPVQNPSRIEVDSERAQYWLKVGAQPTEPVLAILKVTGDWQKFKGLPAPAPMKVAEPKADKRALFEAAAKDAGDEPKGEAITQKAKKSEKKSDEAAEAAESTASTEA is encoded by the coding sequence GTGGCAGTCAAGATCAAGCTGAAGCGTCTGGGCAAGATCCGTTCGCCTCACTACCGCATCGTTGTCGCCGACTCCCGTACCCGCCGTGACGGCCGGGCCATCGAGGAGATCGGTCTGTACCACCCGGTGCAGAACCCGTCGCGCATCGAGGTCGACTCGGAGCGTGCGCAGTACTGGCTGAAGGTCGGCGCGCAGCCGACCGAGCCGGTGCTGGCCATCCTGAAGGTCACCGGCGACTGGCAGAAGTTCAAGGGTCTGCCCGCCCCGGCTCCGATGAAGGTCGCCGAGCCGAAGGCCGACAAGCGCGCCCTGTTCGAGGCCGCCGCCAAGGACGCCGGTGACGAGCCGAAGGGTGAGGCCATCACCCAGAAGGCGAAGAAGTCGGAGAAGAAGTCGGACGAGGCGGCCGAGGCCGCTGAGTCCACCGCGTCGACCGAGGCCTGA
- a CDS encoding RNA-binding protein, whose translation MLEEALEHLVKGIVDNPDDVQVASRNLRRGRVLEVRVHPDDLGKVIGRNGRTARALRTVVGAIGGRGIRVDLVDVDQIR comes from the coding sequence ATGCTCGAGGAAGCCCTCGAGCACCTGGTGAAGGGCATCGTCGACAACCCCGACGACGTGCAGGTCGCCTCGCGCAACCTGCGTCGCGGGCGCGTGCTGGAGGTCCGGGTGCACCCCGATGACCTCGGCAAGGTGATCGGCCGCAACGGCCGGACCGCGCGTGCCCTGCGGACCGTCGTGGGCGCCATCGGCGGCCGTGGGATCCGCGTCGACCTCGTCGACGTGGACCAGATCCGCTGA
- a CDS encoding [protein-PII] uridylyltransferase: MPGGYAAARLRLLQEESRSGPPRRSALAELTDQWLAALLTSGARTAGVGAGVSLVAVGGYGRGELSPRSDLDVLLLHDGSADRGALAALADQVWYPVWDMGLALDHSVRTPDEARRTSGEDLKVQLGLLDARHIAGDPALTSGLRTAVLADWRAQAPKRLPELHELCQERAQRHGELQFLLEPDLKEARGGLRDATALRAIAASWLADAPREGLADARRRLLDARDALHLSTGRATDRLALQEQDQVAAALGLLDADTLLRQVYESARTVSYAGDVTWREVERVLRARSAPRPRLRGLLGGRGGRAAGTAADTGERSPLAEGVVEQDGEVVLALTARPERDPVLPLRAAAAAAQAGLPLSLHAVRRLAAAARPLPVPWPPEAREQLVTLLGAGESTVAVWEALEAEGLITRLLPDWERVRCRPQRNPVHRWTVDRHLVETAVRASALSRRVGRPDLLLVAALLHDIGKGWPGDHSVAGETIARDVAARIGFDRADVIVLATLVRHHLLLVETATRRDLDDPATVRSVADAVGGPVTLELLHALTEADALATGPAAWSAWRGSLVADLVKRVAAVLAGEPAADQSAPQETTAEQERLAIEAWRTGGPVLALHARSEALPPDGAGAAEPADTAGAGDQPEPEPIGVELLIAVPDQPGVLATAAGVLALHRLTVRAADLRAVELPPELDGTGGPVADGPHRGGDVLLLSWRVAAEYGSLPQAARLRNDLMRALDGSLDIVARLAEREAAYRKYPRRRGVHAPPPRVTIAPGSSQLATVIEVRAQDAPGLLHRIGRALEAAGVTVRSAHVSTLGANAVDAFYVTDTAGAPLQPMRAAEVAREVQRALA; this comes from the coding sequence GTGCCAGGCGGCTACGCGGCGGCCCGGCTGCGACTCCTCCAGGAGGAGTCGCGGTCCGGGCCGCCGCGCCGTAGCGCCCTGGCCGAACTCACCGACCAGTGGCTGGCCGCGCTGCTCACCTCGGGAGCCCGGACCGCCGGGGTCGGAGCGGGCGTCTCACTGGTCGCCGTCGGCGGCTACGGACGCGGTGAACTGTCCCCGCGCAGCGATCTCGATGTGCTGCTGCTCCACGACGGCTCCGCGGACCGCGGCGCCCTCGCCGCCCTCGCCGACCAGGTCTGGTACCCGGTCTGGGACATGGGGCTGGCCCTCGACCACTCCGTCCGCACCCCCGACGAGGCCCGGCGGACCTCCGGCGAGGACCTCAAGGTCCAGCTCGGACTGCTCGACGCCCGGCACATCGCGGGCGACCCGGCACTCACCTCGGGACTGCGTACCGCCGTCCTGGCCGACTGGCGGGCCCAGGCCCCGAAGCGGCTGCCCGAACTGCACGAGCTGTGCCAGGAGCGCGCCCAGCGCCACGGCGAGCTGCAATTCCTGCTCGAGCCCGATCTGAAGGAGGCGCGCGGCGGACTGCGCGACGCCACCGCGCTGCGCGCCATCGCCGCCTCCTGGCTCGCCGACGCCCCCCGGGAGGGCCTCGCCGACGCCCGGCGGCGGCTGCTGGACGCTCGTGACGCCCTCCATCTGTCCACCGGCCGTGCCACCGACCGGCTCGCCCTCCAGGAACAGGACCAGGTCGCGGCCGCCCTCGGACTGCTCGACGCCGACACGCTGCTGCGCCAGGTCTACGAGTCGGCACGGACCGTCTCCTACGCCGGTGATGTCACCTGGCGCGAGGTCGAGCGGGTGCTGCGCGCCCGGTCCGCGCCCCGGCCCCGGCTGCGCGGACTCCTCGGCGGACGCGGCGGCCGGGCCGCCGGTACGGCCGCGGACACGGGGGAGCGCAGCCCGCTCGCCGAAGGCGTCGTCGAACAGGACGGCGAGGTAGTGCTCGCCCTCACCGCGCGCCCCGAGCGCGACCCCGTGCTCCCCCTGCGGGCCGCCGCGGCCGCCGCCCAGGCCGGGCTGCCGCTCTCGCTGCACGCCGTACGGCGGCTGGCCGCCGCCGCGCGTCCGCTGCCGGTGCCGTGGCCGCCCGAGGCCCGGGAGCAGCTGGTCACACTGCTGGGCGCGGGCGAGTCCACGGTCGCGGTCTGGGAGGCGCTGGAGGCCGAGGGCCTGATCACCCGGCTGCTGCCGGACTGGGAGCGGGTGCGCTGCCGCCCGCAGCGCAACCCCGTGCACCGCTGGACCGTCGACCGTCATCTCGTCGAGACGGCCGTCCGGGCCAGCGCGCTCAGCCGCCGGGTCGGCCGCCCCGATCTGCTGCTGGTCGCCGCGCTGCTGCACGACATCGGCAAGGGCTGGCCCGGCGACCACTCGGTGGCCGGGGAGACCATCGCGCGGGACGTGGCCGCCCGCATCGGCTTCGACCGCGCCGATGTCATCGTCCTGGCCACCCTGGTCCGCCACCATCTGCTGCTCGTCGAGACCGCCACCCGCCGTGACCTGGACGACCCGGCCACGGTGCGTTCGGTCGCCGACGCCGTCGGCGGCCCCGTCACCCTGGAGCTGCTGCACGCCCTGACCGAGGCGGACGCGCTGGCCACCGGCCCCGCGGCGTGGAGCGCCTGGCGCGGCTCGCTCGTCGCCGACCTGGTCAAACGGGTCGCGGCGGTCCTCGCGGGTGAGCCGGCGGCGGACCAGTCCGCACCGCAGGAGACCACGGCCGAGCAGGAGCGGCTGGCGATCGAGGCATGGCGCACCGGAGGCCCGGTGCTCGCCCTGCACGCCCGGTCCGAGGCACTGCCGCCGGACGGGGCGGGCGCCGCGGAGCCGGCCGACACCGCCGGCGCGGGTGATCAGCCGGAACCGGAGCCGATCGGTGTCGAGCTGCTGATCGCCGTACCTGACCAGCCCGGGGTGCTGGCCACGGCGGCCGGGGTGCTGGCCCTGCACCGGCTCACCGTGCGTGCGGCGGATCTGCGGGCCGTGGAGCTGCCGCCGGAGCTGGACGGCACGGGCGGGCCCGTGGCGGACGGCCCGCACCGGGGCGGTGACGTGCTGCTGCTGAGCTGGCGGGTGGCGGCCGAGTACGGTTCGCTGCCACAGGCCGCCCGGCTGCGCAACGACCTGATGCGGGCCCTGGACGGTTCGCTGGACATCGTCGCCCGGCTCGCCGAGCGCGAGGCCGCGTACCGCAAGTACCCACGCCGCCGCGGTGTGCACGCCCCGCCACCGCGCGTGACGATCGCGCCCGGCAGCTCCCAGCTCGCCACGGTGATCGAGGTCCGCGCCCAGGACGCGCCCGGCCTGCTGCACCGGATCGGCCGCGCCCTGGAGGCGGCCGGGGTGACGGTGCGCAGTGCCCATGTCAGCACGCTGGGTGCCAATGCGGTGGACGCGTTCTACGTCACCGATACGGCCGGAGCGCCGTTGCAGCCCATGCGCGCGGCGGAGGTGGCCCGGGAGGTCCAGCGGGCGCTGGCGTAG
- a CDS encoding ammonium transporter has protein sequence MNGANTAFVLISAALVMLMTPGLAFFYGGMVRVKSTLNMLMMSFIALGVVSLLWVLFGYSLTFGDDIGGGLLGNLDHIGFKGIDPTSLWGEKPDAVPVLAFALFQLMFAVITPALISGAVADRVKFGAWTLFITVWVTVVYFPVAHWVWQADGWLFKKEVIDFAGGTAVHINAGAAGLALALVLGKRIGFKKDPMRPHSLPLVMLGSGLLWFGWFGFNAGSALAANGTAANMAFNTQIATGVAMLGWLAYERIRHGAFTTLGAASGAVAGLVAITPSGAAVDPWGAIVIGLVAGVVCSWAVSLKYKLGFDDSLDVVGVHLVGGLVGTLLVGVLATDGVGGMEQLGKQALGAFTVLGYSFVASYIIAKLIHATMGFRADEDDEVSGIDQAFHAETAYDFSGVGGSPRSTVPAASHSTTGAGTAQDTKPQDKKVDA, from the coding sequence TTGAATGGCGCAAATACCGCATTCGTATTGATCAGCGCCGCGCTCGTGATGCTGATGACCCCTGGCCTGGCCTTTTTCTACGGTGGCATGGTGCGGGTGAAAAGCACCCTCAACATGCTCATGATGTCCTTCATCGCGTTGGGCGTCGTCTCCCTGCTGTGGGTGCTGTTCGGCTACTCGCTCACGTTCGGCGATGACATCGGCGGCGGCCTGCTGGGCAATCTCGACCACATCGGATTCAAGGGCATCGACCCGACGTCGCTGTGGGGCGAGAAGCCCGACGCGGTGCCGGTCCTGGCCTTCGCGCTCTTCCAGCTGATGTTCGCGGTGATCACCCCCGCGCTGATCAGCGGCGCCGTGGCCGACCGGGTCAAGTTCGGCGCCTGGACGCTGTTCATCACCGTGTGGGTCACCGTGGTCTACTTCCCGGTCGCCCACTGGGTGTGGCAGGCCGACGGCTGGCTGTTCAAGAAGGAGGTCATCGACTTCGCGGGCGGCACGGCGGTCCACATCAACGCGGGCGCCGCCGGACTCGCCCTCGCCCTGGTGCTCGGCAAGCGCATCGGCTTCAAGAAGGACCCGATGCGTCCGCACAGCCTGCCCCTGGTGATGCTGGGTTCCGGTCTGCTGTGGTTCGGCTGGTTCGGCTTCAACGCCGGTTCGGCCCTCGCCGCCAACGGGACCGCCGCCAACATGGCCTTCAACACCCAGATCGCCACCGGCGTCGCGATGCTCGGCTGGCTCGCCTACGAGCGCATCCGGCACGGCGCGTTCACCACGCTGGGCGCCGCCTCCGGAGCCGTCGCGGGCCTCGTCGCCATCACCCCCTCGGGTGCGGCGGTCGACCCCTGGGGCGCGATCGTGATCGGCCTCGTCGCGGGTGTCGTCTGCTCCTGGGCCGTCAGCCTCAAGTACAAGCTGGGCTTCGACGACTCGCTGGACGTGGTGGGCGTCCACCTGGTCGGCGGCCTGGTCGGCACCCTCCTGGTCGGCGTCCTCGCCACCGACGGCGTCGGCGGGATGGAGCAGCTGGGCAAGCAGGCCCTGGGTGCCTTCACCGTGCTCGGCTACTCGTTCGTCGCCTCGTACATCATCGCCAAGCTCATCCACGCGACCATGGGATTCCGGGCTGACGAGGACGACGAGGTCAGCGGCATCGACCAGGCGTTCCACGCCGAGACCGCCTACGACTTCAGCGGAGTCGGCGGCTCGCCCCGCAGTACGGTGCCCGCCGCCAGCCACTCCACAACCGGCGCCGGCACGGCGCAGGACACGAAGCCGCAGGACAAGAAGGTGGACGCGTGA
- the trmD gene encoding tRNA (guanosine(37)-N1)-methyltransferase TrmD: MRLDVVTIFPEYLEPLNVSLVGKARARGQLDVRVHDLRSWTHDRHNTVDDTPYGGGPGMVMKPEPWGEALDSVLASGEAAGLARPVLVVPTPSGRPFTQTLAVELSERPWLIFAPARYEGIDRRVIEEYGEHLEIHEVSIGDYVLAGGEAAVLVITEAVARLLPGVLGNAESHRDDSFAPGAMADLLEGPVYTKPPEWRGRGIPEVLVSGHHGKIARWRRDEAFRRTSENRPDLIERCDPAALDKHDRKTLAELGWEERPEGGFGRSDRAVEE, translated from the coding sequence ATGAGGCTCGACGTCGTCACGATCTTCCCGGAGTACCTGGAGCCGCTGAACGTCTCGCTGGTCGGCAAGGCCCGCGCCCGGGGGCAGCTCGACGTCCGCGTCCACGATCTGCGCTCCTGGACGCACGACCGGCACAACACGGTGGACGACACCCCCTACGGCGGCGGTCCGGGCATGGTGATGAAGCCCGAGCCATGGGGCGAGGCACTGGACTCCGTCCTCGCGTCGGGGGAGGCCGCCGGGCTTGCCAGGCCCGTGCTGGTGGTGCCGACGCCGAGCGGCCGCCCGTTCACCCAGACGCTGGCCGTGGAGCTGTCCGAACGCCCCTGGCTGATCTTCGCGCCCGCCCGCTACGAGGGCATCGACCGCCGGGTGATCGAGGAGTACGGCGAGCACCTGGAGATCCACGAGGTCTCCATCGGCGACTACGTCCTGGCCGGTGGCGAGGCCGCGGTCCTGGTGATCACCGAAGCGGTCGCCCGGCTGCTGCCCGGAGTGCTGGGCAACGCCGAGTCGCACCGCGACGACTCCTTCGCACCCGGCGCGATGGCCGATCTGCTGGAGGGGCCGGTCTACACCAAGCCCCCCGAGTGGCGCGGCCGCGGTATCCCGGAGGTGCTGGTCAGCGGGCACCACGGCAAGATCGCGCGATGGCGGCGGGACGAGGCGTTCCGCCGCACCAGCGAGAATCGCCCCGATCTGATCGAGCGCTGCGACCCCGCGGCGCTGGACAAGCACGACCGGAAGACCCTGGCCGAGCTGGGCTGGGAGGAACGGCCCGAGGGCGGATTTGGGCGCTCGGACCGGGCCGTGGAAGAATAG
- a CDS encoding P-II family nitrogen regulator yields MKLITAVVKPHRLDEIKEALQAFGVQGLTVTEASGYGRQRGHTEVYRGAEYTVDLVPKVRIEVLAEDEDADDLIEVVVKAARTGKIGDGKVWSVPVETAIRVRTGERGPDAL; encoded by the coding sequence GTGAAGCTCATCACCGCAGTGGTCAAGCCGCACCGGCTCGACGAGATCAAGGAAGCGCTCCAGGCGTTCGGCGTCCAGGGCCTGACCGTCACCGAGGCCAGCGGCTACGGACGCCAGCGCGGCCACACCGAGGTCTACCGGGGCGCGGAGTACACCGTCGACCTGGTGCCCAAGGTCCGCATCGAGGTGCTGGCCGAGGACGAGGACGCCGACGACCTCATCGAGGTCGTGGTCAAGGCCGCCCGCACCGGAAAGATCGGGGACGGAAAGGTGTGGAGCGTCCCCGTCGAGACCGCGATCCGGGTCCGCACCGGAGAACGCGGCCCGGACGCCCTCTGA
- the ffh gene encoding signal recognition particle protein, producing MFDTLSDRLAATFKNLRGKGRLSEADIDATAREIRIALLEADVALPVVRAFIKQIKERALGAEVSQALNPAQQVIKIVNEELIGILGGETRRLRFAKQPPTVIMLAGLQGAGKTTLAGKLGRWLKGQGHAPLLVACDLQRPNAVNQLAVVAERAEVAVFAPEPGNGVGDPVKVAKDSVEFARTKQHDVVIVDTAGRLGIDQELMQQAADIRDAVRPDEVLFVVDAMIGQDAVNTAEAFRDGVGFDGVVLSKLDGDARGGAALSIAHVTGRQIMFASNGEKLDDFDAFHPDRMASRILGMGDMLSLIEKAEQTFSQQEAEKMAAKLAKGPKEFTLDDFLAQMEQVRKMGSISKLLGMLPGMGQMKEQINNLDERDVDRTAAIIKSMTPGERQDPNIINGSRRARIARGSGVEVSAVKNLVERFFEARKMMSKMAQGGMPGMPGMPGMPGMGGNQKRKGKQQKKAKGKQRSGNPMKRKADEQAAAARREQAGQQGGAFGMPGGQGGQDFELPDEFKKFMG from the coding sequence GTGTTCGATACCCTCTCCGATCGCCTCGCAGCGACTTTCAAGAACCTCCGGGGCAAGGGCCGCCTCTCCGAGGCGGACATCGACGCCACGGCGCGCGAGATCCGTATCGCCCTGCTCGAGGCGGACGTCGCGCTTCCCGTTGTCCGGGCCTTCATCAAGCAGATCAAGGAAAGGGCGCTGGGCGCCGAGGTCTCCCAGGCGCTGAACCCCGCCCAGCAGGTCATCAAGATCGTCAACGAGGAGCTGATCGGCATCCTCGGTGGCGAGACCCGCCGCCTCCGCTTCGCCAAGCAGCCGCCGACCGTGATCATGCTGGCGGGTCTCCAGGGCGCCGGTAAGACCACGCTCGCCGGCAAGCTCGGCCGCTGGCTGAAGGGGCAGGGCCACGCCCCGCTGCTGGTCGCCTGTGACCTCCAGCGCCCCAACGCCGTCAACCAGCTCGCGGTCGTCGCCGAGCGTGCCGAGGTCGCGGTCTTCGCCCCGGAACCGGGCAACGGTGTGGGTGACCCGGTCAAGGTGGCCAAGGACTCGGTCGAGTTCGCGCGCACCAAGCAGCACGACGTCGTGATCGTCGACACCGCCGGCCGTCTCGGTATCGACCAGGAGCTGATGCAGCAGGCGGCGGACATCCGCGACGCGGTCCGCCCGGACGAGGTCCTGTTCGTCGTCGACGCGATGATCGGTCAGGACGCGGTCAACACCGCCGAGGCGTTCCGCGACGGCGTCGGCTTCGACGGTGTCGTCCTCTCCAAGCTGGACGGCGACGCGCGCGGCGGTGCCGCGCTGTCCATCGCGCATGTCACCGGCCGCCAGATCATGTTCGCCTCCAACGGCGAGAAGCTGGACGACTTCGACGCGTTCCACCCGGACCGTATGGCGTCCCGCATCCTCGGCATGGGCGACATGCTCAGCCTGATCGAGAAGGCCGAGCAGACCTTCAGCCAGCAAGAGGCCGAGAAGATGGCGGCCAAGCTGGCGAAGGGGCCGAAGGAGTTCACGCTCGACGACTTCCTGGCCCAGATGGAGCAGGTCCGCAAGATGGGCTCCATCTCCAAGCTGCTCGGGATGCTGCCGGGCATGGGCCAGATGAAGGAGCAGATCAACAACCTGGACGAGCGGGACGTGGACCGCACCGCGGCCATCATCAAGTCGATGACGCCCGGCGAGCGCCAGGACCCGAACATCATCAACGGCTCGCGCCGCGCCCGTATCGCGCGCGGTTCGGGTGTTGAGGTGAGCGCGGTGAAGAACCTGGTGGAGCGGTTCTTCGAGGCCCGCAAGATGATGTCCAAGATGGCCCAGGGCGGCATGCCGGGGATGCCCGGGATGCCGGGCATGCCGGGCATGGGCGGCAATCAGAAGCGCAAGGGCAAGCAGCAGAAGAAGGCCAAGGGGAAGCAGCGCAGCGGCAACCCCATGAAGCGCAAGGCCGATGAGCAGGCGGCCGCGGCGCGCCGCGAACAGGCGGGCCAGCAGGGCGGCGCCTTCGGCATGCCGGGCGGCCAGGGCGGCCAGGACTTCGAACTCCCCGACGAGTTCAAGAAGTTCATGGGCTGA
- the proS gene encoding proline--tRNA ligase, translated as MAKAPVLTPRAEDFPRWYQDVINKAELADNGPVRGTMVIRPYGYGLWERMQADMGARIKATGTQNAYFPLFIPQSYLTKEADHVEGFAPELAVVTHGGGKELEEPVVVRPTSETIVNEYFSKWVQSYRDLPLLINQWANVVRWELRPRLFLRTTEFLWQEGHTAHATYEDARDFAARIHRHVYADFMENVLAMDVVLGRKTAAERFAGALNTLTLEGMMGDGKALQLGTSHELGQNFSRAFNTSYLSRDGEQELVWQTSWGSTTRMIGALVMMHGDDHGLRIPPRLAPVQAVVMAVKGDDTVVARVREIGDRLTAAGVRVRVDDRTDTPFGRRAVDWELKGVPVRVEIGPRDLESGTATLARRIPGGKEPVPVDRLPELVPGMLEEDQALLLRQARDRRTARTTDVATVAEAAEAAVSGGWARIRWADLGPEGEAALAAQAVSVRCLVAGDGSVPDADDAPGNVAYVARAY; from the coding sequence ATGGCGAAAGCTCCCGTGCTCACCCCGCGGGCGGAGGACTTCCCCCGCTGGTACCAGGACGTGATCAACAAGGCCGAGCTGGCCGACAACGGCCCGGTGCGCGGCACCATGGTCATCCGACCGTACGGGTACGGGCTGTGGGAGCGGATGCAGGCGGACATGGGCGCCCGGATCAAGGCCACCGGCACGCAGAACGCGTACTTCCCGCTCTTCATCCCGCAGTCGTACCTGACGAAGGAAGCCGATCACGTCGAGGGGTTCGCGCCCGAGCTCGCGGTCGTCACCCACGGCGGCGGCAAGGAGCTGGAGGAGCCGGTCGTCGTCCGGCCCACCTCCGAGACGATCGTCAACGAGTACTTCTCCAAGTGGGTGCAGAGCTACCGCGATCTGCCGCTGCTGATCAACCAGTGGGCCAATGTGGTGCGTTGGGAGCTGCGGCCGCGGCTGTTCCTGCGGACGACCGAGTTCCTCTGGCAGGAGGGCCACACCGCCCACGCCACCTACGAGGACGCCCGGGACTTCGCGGCCCGTATCCACCGCCATGTCTACGCCGACTTCATGGAGAACGTGCTCGCCATGGATGTCGTGCTGGGCCGGAAGACCGCCGCGGAGCGGTTCGCCGGGGCGCTCAACACCCTCACCCTGGAAGGGATGATGGGCGACGGCAAGGCGCTGCAACTGGGCACCAGCCATGAGCTCGGCCAGAACTTCTCCCGCGCCTTCAACACCAGCTATCTGTCCCGGGACGGCGAGCAGGAGCTGGTGTGGCAGACCTCCTGGGGCAGCACCACCCGCATGATCGGCGCGCTGGTGATGATGCACGGCGACGACCACGGACTGCGGATCCCGCCCCGGCTGGCCCCGGTGCAGGCCGTCGTGATGGCCGTCAAGGGCGATGACACGGTGGTCGCCCGGGTCCGGGAGATCGGCGACCGGCTGACGGCGGCCGGGGTGCGGGTACGGGTCGACGACCGCACGGACACCCCGTTCGGCCGCCGCGCGGTGGACTGGGAGCTCAAGGGGGTGCCGGTCCGGGTCGAGATCGGCCCGCGGGACCTGGAGAGCGGCACCGCGACGCTCGCGCGCCGGATCCCGGGCGGCAAGGAGCCGGTGCCCGTCGATCGGCTGCCCGAGCTGGTGCCGGGCATGCTCGAGGAGGACCAGGCGCTGCTGCTGCGCCAGGCGCGGGACCGCCGTACGGCACGGACCACGGACGTGGCGACGGTCGCCGAGGCGGCGGAGGCCGCGGTCTCGGGCGGCTGGGCCCGGATCCGGTGGGCCGACCTGGGGCCGGAGGGCGAGGCGGCGCTCGCCGCGCAGGCGGTGTCCGTACGCTGTCTGGTCGCCGGGGACGGGTCGGTGCCGGACGCGGACGACGCGCCGGGTAACGTCGCCTACGTCGCGCGGGCCTACTGA
- a CDS encoding SAM-dependent methyltransferase, with protein sequence MTSTLVRRHRPHPSSSHTADPGTRTRDWAEIQERMLVPLYEAVYARLDVGAGTRLLGLGCGSGLALLMAAARGAAVCGTDGDRSRLDLARERLTAAGGPSGQDAPPARLGLRGPESAWVREAAEAAPDARATAGFTVVTAFEPLPALGTAAGDAMAAAVSALRAATALTERGGAVVLAGWGPPERCATSSVLRVGARLADPMCAPARWRPCGRDDLERLAERAGLRPDGSGRVACPFGYADMDSAVRGLLSTGLFDAAERATDPTQVAKEIAEALHPHQRADGTVWMPNVFRYLIARV encoded by the coding sequence ATGACATCTACGCTCGTCCGGCGGCACCGCCCGCACCCCTCCTCGTCGCACACCGCGGATCCCGGCACCCGCACCCGCGACTGGGCGGAGATCCAGGAGCGGATGCTGGTGCCGTTGTACGAGGCCGTGTACGCACGGCTGGACGTCGGCGCCGGGACCCGGCTGCTGGGCCTGGGCTGCGGTTCCGGCCTCGCCCTGCTCATGGCGGCCGCGCGCGGCGCCGCGGTCTGCGGGACCGACGGCGACCGGAGCCGGCTGGACCTGGCCCGGGAGCGGCTGACAGCCGCGGGCGGACCGAGCGGCCAGGACGCGCCCCCGGCACGGCTGGGACTCCGCGGCCCGGAGAGCGCCTGGGTGCGGGAGGCGGCGGAGGCGGCGCCGGACGCGCGGGCGACGGCGGGGTTCACCGTCGTGACCGCCTTCGAGCCACTGCCCGCCCTGGGGACGGCCGCCGGGGACGCGATGGCCGCCGCGGTGTCCGCGCTCCGCGCGGCGACGGCGCTCACCGAACGCGGCGGCGCCGTGGTGCTGGCCGGCTGGGGCCCGCCGGAGCGGTGCGCCACCTCGTCCGTACTACGGGTGGGCGCACGGCTCGCCGACCCGATGTGCGCCCCGGCCCGCTGGCGGCCGTGCGGCCGGGACGACCTGGAGCGGCTGGCGGAGCGCGCCGGACTGCGGCCCGACGGCTCGGGCCGGGTGGCCTGCCCGTTCGGATACGCGGACATGGACAGCGCGGTGCGCGGGCTGCTGTCGACCGGGCTGTTCGACGCGGCGGAGCGGGCCACGGACCCGACACAGGTCGCCAAGGAGATCGCCGAGGCGCTGCATCCGCATCAGCGGGCGGACGGCACGGTGTGGATGCCGAATGTCTTCCGCTATCTGATCGCTCGCGTCTGA